The proteins below come from a single Sphingomonas carotinifaciens genomic window:
- a CDS encoding methyltransferase family protein, with protein sequence MLHDPTLQPCAKRPASAVSHGVGLAGLAGAVAWIATARALHLDGPYAALVNLVACGVPMVLWLLIVDKVHRRPSTGLDWGMRKAWRDTLDISLTKLAGLWATWGGIAIIYATGRFYWQGHFAFAMWCFTHAAPVLLVASIAYVLWIDRYLVAPRDGAWHLGAWLTGQSGVDRDAIYGHLRAWGVKAFFLAFMVAVVPPGFGEFVRGDTATVLHDPVALANWLITLMFLIDVAFATVGYVLTMRPLDAHIRSATPYAAGWTAALICYPPFILMSDGGPLDYRPGTAEWSHWFAGHPVILSVIGAVLVALTAIYAWATVAFGVRFSNLTHRGILTHGPYAFSRHPAYLSKNLFWWISTIPVLSTGSVVDAGRATILLGVVSGVYYWRARTEERHLGADPDYVAYSAWMARYGTVPRFFGWVLRKG encoded by the coding sequence ATGCTGCACGATCCCACGCTCCAGCCTTGCGCAAAAAGGCCCGCATCGGCGGTGAGCCATGGTGTCGGCCTCGCCGGTCTGGCCGGGGCGGTGGCGTGGATCGCGACGGCACGCGCGCTGCACCTGGACGGGCCTTATGCGGCGCTGGTCAATCTGGTGGCGTGCGGCGTGCCGATGGTGTTGTGGCTGCTGATCGTGGACAAGGTGCACCGGCGGCCATCGACCGGCCTCGACTGGGGGATGCGCAAAGCCTGGCGCGACACGCTGGACATCAGCCTGACCAAGCTGGCCGGTCTGTGGGCGACCTGGGGCGGGATCGCGATCATCTATGCCACCGGGCGATTCTATTGGCAGGGGCATTTCGCCTTTGCCATGTGGTGCTTCACCCACGCCGCCCCGGTGCTGCTCGTCGCATCGATCGCCTATGTGCTGTGGATCGACCGCTATCTGGTCGCGCCGCGCGACGGGGCGTGGCACCTGGGGGCGTGGCTGACCGGGCAAAGCGGGGTCGATCGCGATGCCATTTACGGCCATTTGCGCGCCTGGGGCGTGAAGGCGTTCTTTCTGGCGTTCATGGTGGCCGTCGTGCCGCCGGGGTTCGGCGAGTTCGTGCGCGGGGACACGGCCACCGTGCTGCACGACCCGGTGGCGCTGGCCAACTGGCTGATCACGCTGATGTTCCTGATCGACGTGGCGTTTGCGACCGTCGGCTATGTGCTGACCATGCGGCCCCTGGATGCGCATATCCGTTCCGCGACGCCCTATGCGGCCGGGTGGACGGCGGCGCTGATCTGCTACCCGCCGTTCATCCTGATGTCGGATGGCGGTCCGCTGGATTACCGGCCGGGCACCGCCGAGTGGAGCCACTGGTTCGCCGGGCATCCGGTGATCCTGAGCGTGATCGGCGCGGTGCTGGTCGCGCTGACCGCCATCTATGCCTGGGCGACGGTGGCGTTCGGCGTGCGCTTTTCGAACCTGACCCACCGCGGCATCCTGACCCATGGGCCTTACGCCTTCTCCCGGCATCCGGCCTATCTGTCGAAGAACCTGTTCTGGTGGATCTCGACCATCCCGGTCCTGTCGACGGGCAGCGTCGTGGATGCGGGGCGGGCGACGATCCTGCTGGGGGTGGTCAGCGGGGTCTATTACTGGCGGGCCAGGACCGAGGAGCGGCATCTGGGCGCCGATCCGGACTATGTGGCGTATAGCGCGTGGATGGCGCGGTATGGGACGGTGCCGCGGTTTTTTGGGTGGGTTCTTCGGAAAGGGTGA